A stretch of Mycobacterium sp. ITM-2016-00316 DNA encodes these proteins:
- a CDS encoding transposase, with protein MSRCQSLSDDQWALIEELLPVPTVKRGRPFRDARPVVEGIIYRYRCGIAGVMCPRCLERGTRSGPGIAG; from the coding sequence ATGTCGCGATGTCAGTCGCTCTCTGACGATCAATGGGCATTGATCGAAGAGTTGTTGCCTGTACCGACGGTCAAGCGTGGCAGACCGTTTCGGGATGCCCGGCCGGTGGTGGAGGGCATCATCTACCGCTACCGGTGCGGAATCGCTGGCGTGATGTGCCCGAGGTGTTTGGAACGTGGCACACGATCTGGACCTGGCATCGCCGGATGA
- a CDS encoding YncE family protein has translation MSDPASALIDRIPLGSHGMHDLYVHGDTLYGAHTRLQRINLNTKEIRTIGTEVDGVYPLAFVDFHRPLDGPPDGSLLGVGMPDQRLYAILPDKKQLGELTPAFADSFATFQLLPDHVPGFFPLAMVGSNNAKYLYFYDLNRLAICIVDLDTRKMVGTIQLDGYTRDIVISPDDKFIYAAHLFANELSVIDLTTPWPTVRKVPVTNGPMGLALSADGKRLFVACCGDSGGGPGDLNHGTLKVFDRSTMQGVQMFTGKYSTHVVVNGAGTLAYVSNNHDGSISVVDVSGTPALEATVTGLTSPGRMCFGPDEHRLYVTESAPDAIAILAV, from the coding sequence ATGAGCGATCCAGCCAGCGCCCTCATCGACCGTATTCCGCTCGGAAGCCACGGAATGCACGACCTGTACGTGCACGGCGACACCTTGTACGGAGCACATACTCGGCTCCAACGAATCAACCTCAACACCAAAGAGATCAGGACCATCGGCACGGAGGTGGACGGCGTCTACCCCTTGGCGTTCGTCGACTTCCACCGGCCGCTCGACGGCCCGCCGGACGGCAGCCTGCTCGGCGTCGGTATGCCGGATCAACGCCTGTACGCGATTCTTCCCGACAAGAAACAGCTCGGCGAACTCACTCCCGCATTTGCGGACAGCTTCGCTACGTTTCAGTTGCTGCCAGACCACGTTCCCGGTTTCTTCCCGTTGGCGATGGTGGGCAGCAACAACGCCAAGTACCTCTACTTCTACGATCTCAATCGGCTGGCAATCTGCATCGTCGACTTGGACACCCGCAAGATGGTGGGGACGATTCAGCTGGACGGCTACACGCGGGACATCGTCATCAGCCCCGATGACAAGTTCATCTATGCGGCGCATTTGTTCGCCAACGAGTTGTCGGTGATCGACCTGACGACGCCGTGGCCGACGGTGCGAAAGGTCCCGGTGACCAATGGGCCGATGGGCCTGGCGCTCAGCGCCGACGGGAAGCGCCTGTTCGTTGCGTGCTGCGGCGACAGCGGCGGCGGGCCCGGAGACCTCAACCACGGAACGCTCAAGGTGTTCGACAGGTCGACGATGCAGGGCGTTCAGATGTTCACCGGCAAGTATTCGACCCACGTGGTGGTCAATGGTGCAGGGACCCTGGCCTACGTCTCGAACAACCACGACGGGTCGATATCGGTGGTCGACGTGAGCGGCACCCCGGCACTCGAAGCGACCGTCACCGGCCTGACGAGTCCCGGGCGGATGTGCTTCGGTCCCGACGAGCACCGGCTGTACGTCACGGAGTCCGCACCGGACGCAATTGCGATCCTGGCGGTGTGA
- a CDS encoding YoaK family protein, whose protein sequence is MALTDTEQKLALAATVTLTFVTGVVDAVGFLALDRVFTGNMTGNIVILGMGVAGADELPVLGPAIALAAFTAAAFVAGLVLRAGAKGWQHRITVLLTLGALTLAALTVVAAVVGDHSGPAIQVVMAAATAAVMGSQAMVARAVAVADMTTVVVTSTLASLAGETWTRKGGGVLFNRRFGAIAMIFAGAVVGALLLRWHIAVPFALSAVLTAGVAMLGHLRLSPQRTEMAGAS, encoded by the coding sequence ATGGCGCTGACCGACACCGAACAGAAGCTCGCCCTGGCCGCGACGGTCACGTTGACCTTCGTCACCGGAGTCGTCGACGCAGTCGGCTTCCTGGCCCTGGACCGGGTGTTCACCGGCAACATGACCGGCAACATCGTGATCCTCGGTATGGGCGTGGCCGGCGCCGACGAGCTGCCGGTGCTGGGTCCGGCGATCGCGCTGGCCGCGTTCACCGCGGCGGCCTTCGTCGCCGGACTGGTGTTGCGCGCAGGCGCCAAGGGGTGGCAGCACCGCATCACCGTCCTGTTGACGCTCGGGGCGCTGACCTTGGCCGCCCTGACCGTGGTCGCCGCCGTGGTCGGTGACCACTCCGGGCCGGCCATCCAGGTCGTGATGGCGGCCGCGACGGCCGCGGTGATGGGTTCGCAGGCGATGGTCGCCCGGGCCGTGGCGGTCGCCGATATGACCACCGTCGTGGTGACCTCGACACTGGCGTCGCTGGCGGGTGAAACCTGGACACGCAAGGGTGGCGGTGTGCTGTTCAACCGCCGATTCGGCGCCATCGCGATGATCTTCGCCGGCGCCGTCGTCGGGGCGCTGCTGCTGCGGTGGCACATCGCCGTGCCGTTCGCGCTGTCCGCGGTCCTCACCGCCGGGGTCGCGATGCTCGGCCACCTGCGGTTGTCCCCGCAGCGCACCGAGATGGCCGGCGCGAGCTAG
- a CDS encoding arylsulfatase, which yields MTAEFQGKIALDIRDSEPDWAPYAAPVAPADAPNVLYLVWDDIGIATWDCFGGLVEMPAMSRIAEKGVRLSQFHTTALCSPTRAALLTGRNPTTVGMATIEEFTDGFPNSNGRIPYDTALLPEVLAEHGYNTYCIGKWHLTPLEESSLAATKRHWPLGRGFERFYGFLGGETDQWYPDLVYDNHPVAPPATPEDGYHLSKDLADKTIEFIKDSKVIAPDKPWFSYLCPGAGHAPHHVFKEWADRYAGTFDMGYERYREIVLDNQKRLGIVPADTELSPVNPYLGVTGPGGEPWPAQDTVRPWDTLDDEEKKLFTRMAEVFAGFLSYTDAQIGRILDYLEESGQLDNTVIVVISDNGASGEGGPNGSVNESKFFNGYIDTVEDSMRFFDELGSPQTFNHYPIGWAMAFNTPYKLFKRYASHEGGIADSAIISWPGGIDAHGEVRDHYVNVADITPTVYDLLGITPPDEVRGIAQKPLDGTSFAATLKDAEVASDKQTQYYAMLGTRGIWHDGWFANTVHAASPAGWGHFDADRWELFHIESDRSQCHDLAAENPEKLEELKALWFTEAAKYNGLPLADLNIFETLGRWRPYLSGERTSYTYYPDNAEVGSGATPEIRGRSFSVFVEVDVDAAGAEGVLYKHGAGHGGHVLFVQDGRLHHVYNFMGEDEQRVSSADVVPSGRHILGVRYERTGTVENSHTPLGDVSLYVDGTVVGTRSGVRAHPGSFGLAGAGIKVGSNPGQAVCSSYRAPFPFTGGTIAKGVVDISGAPYLDGERELARAFAKD from the coding sequence ATGACCGCAGAGTTCCAGGGCAAGATCGCGCTCGACATCCGTGATTCCGAACCGGACTGGGCGCCCTATGCCGCTCCGGTGGCGCCTGCCGATGCGCCCAATGTGCTGTATCTGGTCTGGGACGACATCGGCATCGCCACCTGGGACTGCTTCGGCGGGCTCGTCGAGATGCCGGCCATGAGCCGCATCGCGGAAAAGGGCGTACGGCTCTCGCAGTTCCACACCACCGCGCTGTGCTCACCGACCCGGGCCGCGCTGCTGACCGGCCGCAACCCCACCACCGTCGGGATGGCGACCATCGAAGAGTTCACCGACGGTTTCCCGAACAGCAACGGGCGGATTCCCTACGACACCGCGCTGCTGCCCGAGGTGCTGGCCGAACACGGTTACAACACCTACTGCATCGGCAAATGGCACCTGACGCCGCTGGAGGAGTCCAGCCTGGCGGCCACCAAACGGCACTGGCCGCTGGGCCGCGGCTTCGAACGGTTCTACGGTTTCCTGGGCGGGGAGACCGACCAGTGGTACCCGGACCTGGTGTACGACAACCATCCGGTGGCGCCGCCGGCCACCCCGGAGGACGGCTACCACCTGTCGAAGGATCTCGCGGACAAGACAATCGAGTTCATCAAGGACTCGAAGGTGATCGCACCCGACAAGCCGTGGTTCTCCTACCTGTGCCCGGGCGCCGGGCATGCGCCCCACCATGTGTTCAAGGAGTGGGCCGACAGGTACGCGGGCACCTTCGACATGGGCTACGAGCGGTACCGGGAGATCGTGCTGGACAACCAGAAACGCCTCGGCATCGTGCCGGCCGATACCGAGCTCTCGCCGGTCAACCCGTATCTGGGCGTCACGGGCCCGGGCGGTGAGCCCTGGCCGGCCCAGGACACGGTCCGCCCGTGGGACACCCTCGATGACGAGGAGAAGAAGCTGTTCACCCGGATGGCCGAGGTGTTCGCCGGGTTCCTGTCCTACACCGACGCCCAGATCGGGCGCATCCTCGACTATCTGGAGGAGTCGGGGCAGCTGGACAACACCGTCATCGTGGTCATCTCCGACAACGGCGCCAGCGGCGAAGGCGGGCCCAACGGGTCGGTCAACGAGAGCAAGTTCTTCAACGGCTACATCGACACCGTGGAAGACAGCATGCGCTTCTTCGACGAACTCGGCTCGCCGCAGACCTTCAACCACTACCCGATCGGGTGGGCCATGGCGTTCAACACGCCGTACAAGCTGTTCAAGCGCTACGCCTCGCATGAGGGCGGTATCGCCGACAGCGCGATCATCTCCTGGCCGGGCGGGATCGACGCGCACGGCGAGGTCCGGGACCACTACGTCAACGTCGCCGACATCACCCCGACGGTGTACGACCTGCTCGGCATCACCCCGCCCGACGAGGTCCGCGGCATCGCCCAGAAGCCGCTGGATGGAACGAGTTTCGCGGCCACCCTGAAGGACGCGGAGGTGGCGTCGGACAAGCAGACCCAGTACTACGCGATGCTCGGCACCCGGGGCATCTGGCATGACGGCTGGTTCGCGAACACCGTGCACGCGGCGTCGCCGGCCGGCTGGGGTCATTTCGATGCCGACCGGTGGGAGCTGTTCCACATCGAATCCGACCGCAGTCAATGCCATGATCTGGCCGCCGAGAACCCGGAGAAGCTGGAGGAACTCAAGGCGCTGTGGTTCACCGAGGCGGCCAAGTACAACGGATTGCCGTTGGCCGACCTCAACATCTTCGAGACCCTCGGCCGGTGGCGGCCCTACCTGAGTGGGGAGCGCACCAGCTACACCTACTACCCCGACAACGCCGAAGTCGGTAGTGGCGCAACGCCGGAGATCCGGGGCCGGTCTTTCTCGGTGTTCGTCGAGGTGGACGTGGACGCGGCCGGTGCCGAAGGAGTCCTGTACAAACACGGCGCCGGTCACGGCGGGCATGTGTTGTTCGTCCAGGACGGGCGCCTGCATCACGTCTACAACTTCATGGGTGAGGACGAGCAGCGGGTGTCCTCCGCCGACGTGGTGCCGTCGGGGCGCCACATCCTCGGTGTCCGGTATGAGCGCACCGGGACCGTCGAGAACAGCCACACCCCGCTCGGGGACGTGTCGCTGTACGTGGACGGCACCGTGGTCGGAACCCGCAGCGGGGTGCGTGCCCACCCGGGCAGCTTCGGTCTCGCCGGTGCGGGCATCAAGGTGGGAAGCAATCCCGGCCAGGCGGTGTGCAGCTCCTATCGGGCGCCCTTCCCGTTCACCGGTGGAACAATCGCCAAAGGGGTGGTCGACATCTCGGGTGCGCCCTACCTTGATGGAGAACGGGAATTGGCACGGGCGTTCGCGAAGGACTGA
- a CDS encoding glycosyltransferase — MSTREIFDAHTVTAAQQEYALDRAINGLRDDDPRRSASKPLLGWQKPVLLSLLAFVIAVAAWQPMATAIALIGLCTLAYLLTLGDRVLIFRRGLASRPIVIPDEVARSIPDDELPSYTILVPAYNEPEVVADLIGAMDSLEYPRERLQVLLLLEADDQVTIDAARACGESDVITILLVPPAEPRTKPKACNYGLHFATGDIVTIFDAEDLPEPLQLRRVVAAFRDLPDDVACVQAKLVYHNGQQNLLTAWFTAEYGLWFGFLLPGMMVSTSPIPLGGTSNHLRRGMLLGIGGWDPFNVTEDADLGLRIAASGYRTAVIDSYTLEEANSDPINWIRQRSRWYKGYLQTWLVHIRRPLKLYRTLGLRSFIRFTLVLAGTPIIAVLNLLFWFITLLWFLGQPAVVGEVFPDYIYFPALVAMIIGNFTVMYMNMIALREDDRSDLLVAGLTVALFWLMMSVAAAKGCYQMIRQPSFWEKTYHGLAERPDDSTVHQSTGQP, encoded by the coding sequence GTGAGCACACGAGAGATTTTCGACGCCCACACCGTGACGGCCGCGCAGCAGGAGTACGCGCTGGACCGGGCCATCAACGGCCTGCGCGACGACGATCCCAGAAGGTCGGCCTCCAAACCGCTGCTGGGCTGGCAGAAACCGGTGTTGCTGAGCCTGCTGGCCTTCGTGATCGCCGTGGCGGCCTGGCAGCCGATGGCGACGGCGATCGCGCTCATCGGGTTGTGCACCCTGGCCTACCTGCTGACCCTGGGAGACCGGGTACTGATCTTCCGTCGCGGACTGGCCTCGAGGCCGATCGTCATCCCCGACGAGGTGGCCAGGTCCATACCGGATGACGAGTTGCCGTCCTACACGATCCTGGTTCCGGCCTACAACGAGCCCGAAGTGGTGGCCGATCTCATCGGCGCGATGGATTCCCTGGAATACCCGCGGGAACGGCTGCAGGTGCTGTTGTTGCTGGAGGCCGATGATCAGGTCACCATCGACGCGGCGAGGGCATGCGGCGAGTCCGACGTGATCACCATCCTGCTCGTGCCGCCGGCCGAGCCGCGGACAAAACCCAAGGCGTGCAACTACGGTTTGCACTTCGCCACCGGGGATATCGTCACCATCTTCGATGCCGAGGACCTGCCCGAGCCGCTGCAGCTGCGCCGGGTGGTGGCCGCCTTCCGGGACCTCCCCGATGACGTGGCGTGCGTTCAGGCCAAACTCGTGTACCACAACGGGCAACAGAACCTGCTGACGGCATGGTTCACCGCGGAGTACGGACTCTGGTTCGGGTTTCTGTTGCCCGGGATGATGGTCAGCACATCACCGATCCCGTTGGGCGGCACCTCGAACCATCTGCGCAGGGGCATGCTGTTGGGGATCGGCGGATGGGATCCGTTCAACGTCACCGAGGACGCCGATCTCGGACTGCGGATCGCGGCCAGCGGCTACCGCACCGCCGTCATCGACTCGTACACGCTGGAAGAGGCCAACAGCGACCCGATCAACTGGATCCGTCAGCGATCCCGTTGGTACAAGGGCTATCTGCAGACCTGGCTCGTGCACATCCGGCGCCCGTTGAAGTTGTACCGCACCCTCGGCCTGCGCAGCTTCATCAGGTTCACCCTGGTGCTGGCGGGTACTCCGATCATCGCCGTACTCAACCTGCTCTTCTGGTTCATCACGTTGCTGTGGTTTCTCGGTCAGCCCGCGGTCGTGGGCGAGGTATTCCCGGACTACATCTATTTTCCCGCGCTGGTGGCCATGATCATCGGCAACTTCACGGTGATGTACATGAACATGATCGCGCTGCGTGAGGACGACAGGTCCGACCTGTTGGTGGCCGGGCTGACGGTCGCGCTGTTCTGGCTGATGATGAGTGTCGCCGCGGCCAAGGGTTGCTACCAGATGATCCGGCAGCCCTCGTTCTGGGAGAAGACGTATCACGGGCTGGCCGAGCGGCCCGATGACAGCACCGTGCACCAGTCGACAGGCCAGCCATGA
- a CDS encoding heme-binding protein codes for MHQIYRITLDDALPLLAAGRAKAEEIGVKQTLCICDDGGNVLALHRLPGARLTGVDISIAKAFTAAGHERATHLFNEAPDGPALPGNEAFGISHMLPGKFAVFVGGFPLVFNGQVIGGVGISGGNGAQDKAVGAAILAEFEALTAAVGSH; via the coding sequence ATGCACCAGATCTACCGGATCACCCTCGACGATGCCCTGCCGCTGCTCGCCGCCGGCCGGGCCAAGGCCGAGGAGATCGGCGTCAAGCAGACGCTGTGCATCTGCGATGACGGCGGTAATGTTCTTGCCCTGCACCGCCTTCCGGGTGCCCGGCTGACCGGCGTCGACATCTCCATCGCCAAGGCGTTCACCGCCGCAGGCCACGAGCGCGCCACCCACCTGTTCAACGAGGCGCCCGACGGGCCGGCGCTGCCGGGCAACGAGGCCTTCGGGATCAGCCACATGCTGCCGGGCAAGTTCGCGGTCTTCGTCGGCGGATTCCCGCTCGTCTTCAACGGCCAGGTCATCGGCGGCGTCGGGATCAGTGGCGGCAACGGCGCTCAGGACAAGGCGGTCGGTGCGGCGATTCTGGCCGAGTTCGAGGCCCTGACCGCAGCGGTCGGCAGTCACTGA
- a CDS encoding glycosyltransferase family 39 protein has product MTAALGGSDRRLKFSIFFVCLALYIAVGYWLQIQNGFIMGDTLSRVSSTRSVLFSRDPHLAALGFIFTPVAAMVQIPAVWLSPLFPEITARAFSGTLMSALFMSGAAVQIFSMGADRGLPRTYSLTITALFALNPMIVFYGSNGMSEAPFIFFMTWAVRRLIMWMVDDDVHHLVAAGGVAMGLAYLTRYDALATVGAAGLVVGITTYLRARPAPRVHRAVMDMLIVSGPGIAAFLGWAAAGWLITGEAFAQFTSQYGNAAILEQSGMTAPNTVEAVGFAAACVMFLAPTLLPLTLWALMQRWGRPNWQMLVVPLAMFGAVLAFQALSYAQGSTFPFLRFFIIAIPMAATLALLGVPDGVFARPKRRGKFAPAVTEPAPQRRSAATYVAVASTLAIGIPVTVLGMSLPDYAPQEYGLAAVLAPDPDDVTERAATEQRIARTFGTERRIADYLETLDLPDSSVITDTVYGFGIIAASPRPRVFVIPSDPDFTELLNDPAGNGIRYLLSVPPTGRGSSDALNLRYPTLYETGAEIASLELEIPNDGDGQPDWRLYRIAEQSGAG; this is encoded by the coding sequence ATGACGGCGGCGCTGGGCGGGTCGGACCGCAGGCTCAAGTTCTCGATCTTCTTCGTGTGCCTGGCGCTGTACATCGCCGTCGGCTACTGGCTGCAGATCCAGAACGGTTTCATCATGGGCGACACCCTGTCCCGGGTGTCGTCCACCCGGTCGGTGCTGTTCAGCCGCGATCCGCATCTGGCCGCCCTCGGGTTCATCTTCACACCGGTCGCGGCGATGGTGCAGATCCCGGCGGTCTGGCTCAGCCCGCTCTTTCCAGAGATCACCGCCCGTGCGTTCTCGGGCACGCTGATGTCTGCACTGTTCATGTCGGGTGCGGCCGTGCAGATCTTCAGCATGGGCGCCGATCGTGGGCTGCCCCGCACCTATTCGTTGACGATCACCGCACTGTTCGCGCTGAACCCGATGATCGTCTTCTACGGCTCCAACGGTATGAGCGAGGCACCGTTCATCTTCTTCATGACCTGGGCGGTGCGCAGGCTCATCATGTGGATGGTCGACGATGACGTGCATCACCTGGTCGCCGCCGGTGGTGTGGCCATGGGACTGGCGTACCTGACCCGCTACGACGCCCTGGCCACGGTCGGGGCGGCGGGGTTGGTCGTCGGCATCACCACCTACCTGCGGGCCAGGCCGGCGCCCAGAGTGCACCGCGCGGTGATGGACATGTTGATCGTGAGCGGACCAGGCATCGCGGCCTTCCTGGGCTGGGCGGCCGCGGGATGGTTGATCACCGGGGAAGCGTTTGCGCAGTTCACATCCCAGTACGGGAATGCCGCGATCCTGGAGCAGTCGGGCATGACGGCACCGAACACCGTCGAGGCGGTCGGCTTCGCCGCCGCGTGCGTCATGTTTCTCGCGCCGACACTGCTTCCGTTGACGCTGTGGGCGCTGATGCAGCGCTGGGGCCGGCCGAACTGGCAGATGCTGGTGGTCCCGCTGGCGATGTTCGGAGCGGTGCTGGCGTTCCAGGCGCTCAGTTACGCGCAGGGGTCGACCTTTCCGTTCCTGCGGTTCTTCATCATCGCGATACCGATGGCAGCGACACTGGCGCTGCTGGGGGTGCCCGACGGTGTATTCGCCCGTCCCAAACGTCGTGGCAAGTTCGCGCCCGCGGTCACCGAGCCGGCGCCGCAACGCCGTTCGGCGGCAACCTATGTGGCGGTCGCCTCGACACTTGCGATCGGGATTCCGGTCACCGTGCTGGGTATGTCGTTGCCCGACTATGCCCCGCAGGAATACGGTCTTGCCGCGGTGCTGGCCCCGGACCCCGATGATGTCACCGAGCGTGCCGCCACCGAACAGCGCATCGCGCGGACCTTCGGCACCGAGCGCAGGATTGCCGACTATCTGGAAACCCTCGACCTGCCGGACAGTTCGGTCATCACCGACACCGTGTACGGATTCGGCATCATCGCCGCCTCACCACGGCCCAGGGTCTTCGTGATCCCGTCCGATCCGGACTTCACCGAGTTGCTCAACGATCCCGCAGGCAACGGCATCCGCTACCTGCTGTCGGTGCCCCCCACGGGGCGAGGCAGCTCCGATGCGCTCAACCTGCGGTATCCGACGCTGTACGAGACGGGCGCCGAAATCGCCTCGTTGGAGCTGGAGATCCCCAACGACGGTGACGGCCAACCGGATTGGCGGCTCTACCGCATTGCCGAGCAAAGCGGAGCCGGCTAG
- a CDS encoding YncE family protein — protein MTAPIHAIVDRIPLVDDIPYDLHVLGNVLYTANGPIRRIDLDTKQITIIAPAERSGPMAFVDYHRPLDGPEDGGLIGTGLPDQRLYFVLPERNRILEVVPPRLDLYRDIQILPEHLTSFFALTMVGTNHEAKYLYFFDVNRYAICVVDLKVGKMVGSIQLGNFSWDIAISPDDQTLYAAQAYENCVAVIDLTTSPPSQKAVRVTNGPAAVALSSDGQRLFVACCGDSGGAPGELDHGTLSVFDTSTWQEQQVPVGKYSLHVVVNNAGTRAYVSNARSNSISVVDCVGGLEVIATITGFDEPARMCLSPDEMRLFVAEGTPSVAVVAI, from the coding sequence ATGACTGCCCCGATCCATGCCATCGTGGACCGCATTCCGCTGGTCGATGACATCCCCTACGACCTGCACGTGCTCGGCAATGTGCTGTACACGGCGAACGGGCCCATCCGCCGAATCGACCTCGACACCAAGCAGATAACCATCATCGCCCCGGCAGAGCGCAGTGGTCCGATGGCATTCGTCGACTACCACCGGCCTCTGGACGGACCCGAAGACGGAGGTCTGATCGGCACCGGCCTGCCCGACCAACGTCTCTACTTCGTTCTTCCCGAGCGAAACCGGATTCTGGAGGTCGTTCCGCCGAGGTTGGACCTGTATCGCGACATCCAGATTCTGCCGGAGCACCTGACGAGCTTCTTCGCGCTGACGATGGTGGGCACCAACCACGAGGCCAAGTACCTGTACTTCTTCGACGTCAACCGCTACGCGATATGTGTGGTCGACCTCAAGGTCGGAAAGATGGTCGGGTCGATACAGCTCGGGAACTTCTCCTGGGACATCGCGATCAGCCCTGACGATCAGACCCTCTACGCGGCACAGGCATACGAGAACTGTGTGGCAGTTATCGACCTCACCACGTCACCGCCGTCCCAGAAGGCTGTGCGGGTGACCAACGGGCCGGCCGCAGTGGCTTTGAGCTCCGACGGCCAACGCTTGTTTGTCGCCTGTTGCGGTGACAGCGGCGGTGCCCCCGGTGAACTCGACCACGGCACGCTCTCGGTGTTCGACACCTCGACCTGGCAGGAACAGCAGGTCCCCGTCGGGAAGTACTCCCTGCACGTCGTGGTCAACAACGCGGGCACCCGGGCATACGTCTCCAATGCCCGCAGCAACTCCATCTCGGTCGTGGATTGCGTCGGTGGACTCGAAGTCATCGCCACCATCACAGGTTTCGACGAACCGGCACGCATGTGTCTGAGTCCCGACGAGATGCGTCTGTTCGTCGCCGAAGGGACACCTTCGGTCGCGGTCGTCGCCATTTGA
- a CDS encoding CdaR family transcriptional regulator: MAAEHPHGDRMTVAGLLDESLMSGARVIAGQDHTGRELHWVLPLSEVLSRHEPLDGVAVYARPEALLGTAGALAALAARGATTLVVDGAVPADFPATLPAGLVVIEMAFPVGFTALNRLLAERALSQEVHVMRYATHVHASLAGLFHRGAGLQILIREVSNLARNPAVALDARGQIVAHNGLAAEAAAVLTEVIVPKLTVDLPAGARLPGHHDTRVEHLADPHGNAWTAISTAIRLGKAFEGWVLVLVPNSEPGAHDLARHIVVTEQATAIIGSEMLRQHSVDEAEERARGDFVQALVHGHFSSEHDMRARAEYHDVDIDSQFGVFVAPGAIPHGVDNPAASMVRLARYAANVAPDPAVRSYVTVLGDVLVVVRSLCGGDDTARHGEMVHYAEAMAGELENRRGAAVAVSYSRPASGAQAVSASYREARIALGIARRLGLTGAVSYQDLRSFTVLAEIAETEQSKSLVNDILGPLRGTPDLRDFLTGYLANGGNVNATARVLNVHRNTMLTKLDRVSRAIGLDIRLPDNQFTVWLAIRLDLLSEVHAAVDREASFR, from the coding sequence ATGGCAGCAGAGCACCCGCACGGTGACCGGATGACGGTCGCCGGACTGCTCGACGAATCCCTCATGTCGGGTGCCCGGGTGATCGCCGGTCAGGACCATACCGGTCGCGAATTACATTGGGTGCTGCCACTTTCCGAGGTGTTGTCCCGCCATGAACCGCTGGACGGCGTCGCGGTCTACGCCCGCCCGGAGGCATTGCTGGGCACCGCGGGCGCACTGGCCGCGCTCGCCGCGCGCGGTGCCACCACCCTGGTCGTCGACGGTGCGGTCCCCGCCGATTTCCCGGCGACACTGCCCGCCGGGCTGGTGGTGATCGAGATGGCGTTCCCGGTCGGGTTCACCGCACTGAACCGGTTGCTGGCGGAGCGGGCACTGAGCCAGGAAGTGCACGTGATGCGGTATGCCACGCACGTACACGCGTCCTTGGCGGGGCTCTTCCACCGCGGGGCCGGGCTGCAGATACTGATCCGCGAGGTGTCCAACCTGGCCCGCAACCCGGCGGTGGCACTGGATGCCCGCGGCCAGATCGTGGCCCACAACGGCTTGGCCGCCGAGGCGGCGGCAGTGCTCACCGAGGTCATCGTCCCGAAGCTGACCGTCGACCTACCGGCCGGCGCCAGGCTCCCGGGTCATCACGACACCCGCGTCGAGCATCTCGCGGACCCACACGGCAACGCCTGGACCGCCATCTCCACGGCCATCCGGCTCGGCAAGGCGTTCGAGGGCTGGGTGCTCGTCCTGGTGCCGAATTCCGAACCCGGTGCCCACGATCTGGCGCGGCACATCGTCGTCACCGAACAGGCGACCGCCATCATCGGTTCGGAGATGTTGCGGCAGCACAGCGTCGACGAGGCCGAGGAACGCGCCCGCGGTGATTTCGTGCAGGCCCTGGTGCACGGACATTTCTCCAGCGAGCACGACATGCGTGCGCGGGCCGAGTACCACGATGTCGACATCGACTCGCAGTTCGGTGTTTTCGTCGCGCCGGGCGCGATTCCCCATGGGGTGGACAACCCCGCGGCGAGCATGGTCCGGCTGGCCCGGTACGCCGCCAATGTGGCACCGGATCCCGCCGTCCGCTCCTACGTCACCGTGCTGGGTGACGTCCTGGTGGTGGTCCGCTCACTCTGTGGCGGCGACGACACCGCACGGCACGGCGAGATGGTGCACTACGCCGAGGCCATGGCGGGCGAACTGGAGAACCGCCGCGGTGCCGCAGTCGCGGTGTCCTACAGCAGGCCGGCCAGTGGTGCCCAAGCCGTCTCGGCGAGCTACCGCGAGGCCCGCATCGCCCTGGGCATCGCGCGCAGGCTCGGCCTCACCGGCGCGGTGTCCTATCAGGATCTGCGGAGTTTCACCGTGCTCGCCGAGATCGCCGAGACCGAACAGAGCAAGTCACTGGTCAACGACATCCTCGGACCCCTGCGCGGCACTCCCGATCTGCGCGACTTCCTGACCGGATACCTGGCCAACGGCGGGAACGTCAACGCCACCGCCCGGGTGCTCAATGTGCACCGCAACACCATGCTGACCAAGTTGGATCGGGTGTCGCGGGCGATCGGTCTCGATATCCGGTTGCCCGACAACCAGTTCACCGTCTGGCTGGCGATCCGGCTGGACCTGCTCAGTGAGGTACACGCCGCCGTCGACCGGGAGGCCAGCTTCCGCTGA